From Cuculus canorus isolate bCucCan1 chromosome 7, bCucCan1.pri, whole genome shotgun sequence, one genomic window encodes:
- the NFKB2 gene encoding nuclear factor NF-kappa-B p100 subunit isoform X1 encodes MLGLDRLLRPACSSSGLSGAAVPSCRRGSPLTPALSPQLGGRPRADMDEQFHSCLDGIDYDDFNFGSHMMEQKEPPMETVEGPYLVIIEQPKQRGFRFRYGCEGPSHGGLPGASSEKGRKTYPTVKICNYAGVARIEVDLVTHSDPPRVHAHSLVGKQCNEAGNCVVIVGPKDMTAQFSNLGVLHVTKKNMMEIMKEKLKQQKMRNRSHLLTEAELREIELEAKELKKVMDLSIVRLRFTAYLRDSSGNFTRALQPVISDPIHDSKSPGASNLKISRMDKTAGSVRGGDEVYLLCDKVQKDDIEVRFYEDDENGWQAFGDFSPTDVHKQYAIVFRTPPYHKPKIDRPVTVFLQLKRKRGGDVSDSKQFTYYPVVEDKEEVERKRKKVLPQFPQHFGGGSHMGGAGGGAGGFGSGGGGNFSFPYSPGLTYNSIYSPGPQPMGSYQGGVQMKGPEAEGPGSDRQAPAESTSCKELQKHAQLCQLWMLALARRNAHALLDYSVTADPRMLLAVQRHLAASQDENGDTPLHLAIIHEQTAVIKQLIEVVVSIPSQQIINISNNLQQTPLHLAVITKQPQVVQLLLQARADPTLLDRYGNSLLHLALQAGDEEMLRMLLAHLGSAAPYLLRLPNFHGLLPVHLAVKARSLACLDLLIRKGADVNAVERQGGRTPLHLAVEMENLNMATHLVKKLGADVNSRTFAGNTPLHLAASLGSPTLTKLLLKAGADVLCENDEPVSPSSSEASSDTDADPEEQELAMECSPNPQPPAQEHRQTGQRQRRCHTPLDLTRSQKVREILLQASQQGPEAELPTAPWPGKVLSLDSEALQGLEQLLNQDCSGSDWIELAKRLGLCSLVETYKDTPSPSVSLLRSYELAGGSLGGLLEALDSMGLRKAVRMLHKTEALEKLQSTELKEDSAYGSESVEEEQVPALALKPGTGSEVPHSQQPQVH; translated from the exons atgctggggctggATAGGTTGCTGAGACCCGCCTGCTCCTCCTCG GGACTTTCCGGAGCGGCGGTGCCTTCCTGCCGCCGCGGGTCCCCGCTCACCCCCGCGCTCTCCCCGCAGCTCGGCGGGCGGCCCCGCGCAGACATGGACGAGCAGTTCCACTCC TGTCTGGATGGGATTGACTATGATGACTTCAATTTCGGCTCCCACATGATGGAGCAGAAGGAGCCGCCGATGGAGACAG TGGAAGGTCCCTACCTTGTCATCATCGAGCAGCCAAAGCAG CGGGGCTTCCGGTTTCGATACGGCTGCGAGGGCCCTTCACACGGGGGGCTGCCGGGAGCATCCAGCGAGAAGGGGCGCAAGACCTATCCCACTGTCAAA ATTTGCAACTATGCAGGGGTGGCCCGGATCGAGGTGGACCTGGTGACACACAGTGACCCTCCCCGAGTGCACGCCCACAGCCTGGTGGGCAAGCAGTGCAACGAGGCTGGCAACTGTGTCGTGATCGTGGGACCCAAGGACATGACAGCTCA gtTCAGTAACCTGGGCGTGCTCCATGTCACCAAGAAGAACATGATGGAGATcatgaaggaaaagctgaagcagcagaagatgCGTAACAGGAGCCATCTGCTGACAG aagcAGAACTGCGTGAGATTGAGCTGGAGGCAAAGGAGCTGAAGAAGGTGATGGACCTGAGCATCGTACGGTTGCGGTTCACGGCCTACCTCCGCGACAGCAGCGGGAACTTCACACGGGCCCTCCAGCCTGTCATCTCAGACCCCATCCACGACAGCA AGTCCCCAGGGGCTTCCAATCTGAAGATCTCACGGATGGATAAGACGGCAGGTTCCGTGCGAGGAGGGGATGAGGTCTACTTGCTGTGTGATAAAGTTCAGAAAG ATGACATTGAGGTGCGTTTCTACGAGGACGATGAGAACGGCTGGCAGGCCTTTGGGGACTTCTCGCCCACTGATGTGCACAAGCAG TATGCCATTGTCTTTCGCACACCGCCCTACCACAAGCCCAAGATCGACCGTCCTGTCACCGTCTTCCTGCAGCTGAAGCGCAAGAGGGGGGGTGATGTCAGCGACTCCAAGCAGTTCACCTACTACCCCGTGGTGGAAG ATAAGGAAGAAGTGGAGCGGAAGCGCAAGAAAgtcctgcctcagtttccccagcacTTTGGTGGGGGCTCACACATGGGGGGTGCTGGCGGGGGAGCCGGGGGCTTCGGCTCTGGTGGAG GTGGAAACTTCAGCTTCCCCTACTCCCCAGGGCTGACCTACAACAGCATCTACTCACCTGGCCCTCAGCCCATGGGGAGCTACCAGGGAGGAGTACAGATGAAGGGCCCCGAGGCAGAGGGACCTGGGAGCGACAGGCAGGCGCCTGCTGAGAGCACATCctgcaaggagctgcagaagcatG ctcagctctgccagctgtGGATGCTGGCACTAGCCCGTCGCAATGCCCATGCCCTGCTCGACTACTCAGTTACTGCCGACCCCCGCATGCTGCTGGCGGTGCAGAGGCACCTGGCCGCATCACAGGATGAGAACGGAGACAC GCCTTTGCACCTCGCTATTATCCATGAGCAGACGGCTGTGATCAAGCAGCTCATCGAGGTCGTCGTTAGCATCCCCAGCCAGCAGATCATCAACATCTCCAACAATCTGCAGCAG ACGCCGCTGCATCTGGCAGTCATCACCAAGCAGCCCCAAGTggtccagctcctgctgcaagCCCGTGCTGACCCCACCCTGCTGGACCGCTATGGGAATTCCCTGCTGCATCTGGCGCTCCAGGCTGGCGATGAAGAGatgctgaggatgctgctggcccACTTGGGCTCGGCTGCCCCATACCTGCTCCGCTTGCCAAATTTCCATG GCCTCCTGCCTGTGCACTTGGCTGTGAAGGCCAGAAGTTTGGCCTGCCTGGACCTGCTGATCAGGAAAGGAGCAGATGTGAATGCAGTGGAGAGGCAGGGTGGAAGGACCCCACTGCACCTGGCTGTGGAGATGGAGAACCTGAACATGGCCACCCACCTGGTGAAGAAG CTGGGAGCAGATGTCAACAGCCGGACGTTTGCTGGGAACACCCCGCTGCACCTGGCTGCCAGCCTGGGCTCCCCTACGCTCACCAAACTGCTCCTCAAAGCCG GGGCAGATGTGCTGTGTGAGAATGATGAGCCTGTGAGCCCATCCTCGTCGGAGGCCAGCAGTGACACGGACGCTGACcctgaggagcaggagctggccATGGAGTGCAGCCCCAACCCTCAGCCCCCTGCACAGGAGCACAGGCAGACAGGGCAAAGGCAGCGCCGCTGCCACACACCCCTGGACCTGACTCGGAGCCAGAAG GTGCGAGAGATCCTGCTGCAAGCATCGCAGCAGGGCCCCGAGGCAGAGCTGCCCACTGCCCCTTGGCCAG GAAAGGTCTTATCACTGGACAGTGAGGCACTGCAGGGGCTTGAGCAGCTGCTGAACCAGGACTGCAGTGGGTCGGACTGGATCGAGCTGGCAAAGCggctggggctgtgcagccTCGTGGAGACCTACAAGGACACTCCCTCACCAAGCGTCAGCCTCCTGCGCAGTTACGAG CTGGCAGGAGGCAGCCTCGGGGGGCTGCTGGAGGCACTGGACTCCATGGGGCTCCGCAAGGCTGTGAGGATGCTACACAAAACCGAGGCACTGGAGAAGCTGCAAAGCACAG agctgaaggaagaCAGCGCCTACGGCAGCGAGTCagtggaggaggagcaggtgccCGCACTAGCCCTGAAGCCAGGGACGGGGAGCGAGGTGCCCCACAGCCAGCAGCCACAGGTGCACTGA
- the NFKB2 gene encoding nuclear factor NF-kappa-B p100 subunit isoform X2: protein MLGLDRLLRPACSSSLGGRPRADMDEQFHSCLDGIDYDDFNFGSHMMEQKEPPMETVEGPYLVIIEQPKQRGFRFRYGCEGPSHGGLPGASSEKGRKTYPTVKICNYAGVARIEVDLVTHSDPPRVHAHSLVGKQCNEAGNCVVIVGPKDMTAQFSNLGVLHVTKKNMMEIMKEKLKQQKMRNRSHLLTEAELREIELEAKELKKVMDLSIVRLRFTAYLRDSSGNFTRALQPVISDPIHDSKSPGASNLKISRMDKTAGSVRGGDEVYLLCDKVQKDDIEVRFYEDDENGWQAFGDFSPTDVHKQYAIVFRTPPYHKPKIDRPVTVFLQLKRKRGGDVSDSKQFTYYPVVEDKEEVERKRKKVLPQFPQHFGGGSHMGGAGGGAGGFGSGGGGNFSFPYSPGLTYNSIYSPGPQPMGSYQGGVQMKGPEAEGPGSDRQAPAESTSCKELQKHAQLCQLWMLALARRNAHALLDYSVTADPRMLLAVQRHLAASQDENGDTPLHLAIIHEQTAVIKQLIEVVVSIPSQQIINISNNLQQTPLHLAVITKQPQVVQLLLQARADPTLLDRYGNSLLHLALQAGDEEMLRMLLAHLGSAAPYLLRLPNFHGLLPVHLAVKARSLACLDLLIRKGADVNAVERQGGRTPLHLAVEMENLNMATHLVKKLGADVNSRTFAGNTPLHLAASLGSPTLTKLLLKAGADVLCENDEPVSPSSSEASSDTDADPEEQELAMECSPNPQPPAQEHRQTGQRQRRCHTPLDLTRSQKVREILLQASQQGPEAELPTAPWPGKVLSLDSEALQGLEQLLNQDCSGSDWIELAKRLGLCSLVETYKDTPSPSVSLLRSYELAGGSLGGLLEALDSMGLRKAVRMLHKTEALEKLQSTELKEDSAYGSESVEEEQVPALALKPGTGSEVPHSQQPQVH, encoded by the exons atgctggggctggATAGGTTGCTGAGACCCGCCTGCTCCTCCTCG CTCGGCGGGCGGCCCCGCGCAGACATGGACGAGCAGTTCCACTCC TGTCTGGATGGGATTGACTATGATGACTTCAATTTCGGCTCCCACATGATGGAGCAGAAGGAGCCGCCGATGGAGACAG TGGAAGGTCCCTACCTTGTCATCATCGAGCAGCCAAAGCAG CGGGGCTTCCGGTTTCGATACGGCTGCGAGGGCCCTTCACACGGGGGGCTGCCGGGAGCATCCAGCGAGAAGGGGCGCAAGACCTATCCCACTGTCAAA ATTTGCAACTATGCAGGGGTGGCCCGGATCGAGGTGGACCTGGTGACACACAGTGACCCTCCCCGAGTGCACGCCCACAGCCTGGTGGGCAAGCAGTGCAACGAGGCTGGCAACTGTGTCGTGATCGTGGGACCCAAGGACATGACAGCTCA gtTCAGTAACCTGGGCGTGCTCCATGTCACCAAGAAGAACATGATGGAGATcatgaaggaaaagctgaagcagcagaagatgCGTAACAGGAGCCATCTGCTGACAG aagcAGAACTGCGTGAGATTGAGCTGGAGGCAAAGGAGCTGAAGAAGGTGATGGACCTGAGCATCGTACGGTTGCGGTTCACGGCCTACCTCCGCGACAGCAGCGGGAACTTCACACGGGCCCTCCAGCCTGTCATCTCAGACCCCATCCACGACAGCA AGTCCCCAGGGGCTTCCAATCTGAAGATCTCACGGATGGATAAGACGGCAGGTTCCGTGCGAGGAGGGGATGAGGTCTACTTGCTGTGTGATAAAGTTCAGAAAG ATGACATTGAGGTGCGTTTCTACGAGGACGATGAGAACGGCTGGCAGGCCTTTGGGGACTTCTCGCCCACTGATGTGCACAAGCAG TATGCCATTGTCTTTCGCACACCGCCCTACCACAAGCCCAAGATCGACCGTCCTGTCACCGTCTTCCTGCAGCTGAAGCGCAAGAGGGGGGGTGATGTCAGCGACTCCAAGCAGTTCACCTACTACCCCGTGGTGGAAG ATAAGGAAGAAGTGGAGCGGAAGCGCAAGAAAgtcctgcctcagtttccccagcacTTTGGTGGGGGCTCACACATGGGGGGTGCTGGCGGGGGAGCCGGGGGCTTCGGCTCTGGTGGAG GTGGAAACTTCAGCTTCCCCTACTCCCCAGGGCTGACCTACAACAGCATCTACTCACCTGGCCCTCAGCCCATGGGGAGCTACCAGGGAGGAGTACAGATGAAGGGCCCCGAGGCAGAGGGACCTGGGAGCGACAGGCAGGCGCCTGCTGAGAGCACATCctgcaaggagctgcagaagcatG ctcagctctgccagctgtGGATGCTGGCACTAGCCCGTCGCAATGCCCATGCCCTGCTCGACTACTCAGTTACTGCCGACCCCCGCATGCTGCTGGCGGTGCAGAGGCACCTGGCCGCATCACAGGATGAGAACGGAGACAC GCCTTTGCACCTCGCTATTATCCATGAGCAGACGGCTGTGATCAAGCAGCTCATCGAGGTCGTCGTTAGCATCCCCAGCCAGCAGATCATCAACATCTCCAACAATCTGCAGCAG ACGCCGCTGCATCTGGCAGTCATCACCAAGCAGCCCCAAGTggtccagctcctgctgcaagCCCGTGCTGACCCCACCCTGCTGGACCGCTATGGGAATTCCCTGCTGCATCTGGCGCTCCAGGCTGGCGATGAAGAGatgctgaggatgctgctggcccACTTGGGCTCGGCTGCCCCATACCTGCTCCGCTTGCCAAATTTCCATG GCCTCCTGCCTGTGCACTTGGCTGTGAAGGCCAGAAGTTTGGCCTGCCTGGACCTGCTGATCAGGAAAGGAGCAGATGTGAATGCAGTGGAGAGGCAGGGTGGAAGGACCCCACTGCACCTGGCTGTGGAGATGGAGAACCTGAACATGGCCACCCACCTGGTGAAGAAG CTGGGAGCAGATGTCAACAGCCGGACGTTTGCTGGGAACACCCCGCTGCACCTGGCTGCCAGCCTGGGCTCCCCTACGCTCACCAAACTGCTCCTCAAAGCCG GGGCAGATGTGCTGTGTGAGAATGATGAGCCTGTGAGCCCATCCTCGTCGGAGGCCAGCAGTGACACGGACGCTGACcctgaggagcaggagctggccATGGAGTGCAGCCCCAACCCTCAGCCCCCTGCACAGGAGCACAGGCAGACAGGGCAAAGGCAGCGCCGCTGCCACACACCCCTGGACCTGACTCGGAGCCAGAAG GTGCGAGAGATCCTGCTGCAAGCATCGCAGCAGGGCCCCGAGGCAGAGCTGCCCACTGCCCCTTGGCCAG GAAAGGTCTTATCACTGGACAGTGAGGCACTGCAGGGGCTTGAGCAGCTGCTGAACCAGGACTGCAGTGGGTCGGACTGGATCGAGCTGGCAAAGCggctggggctgtgcagccTCGTGGAGACCTACAAGGACACTCCCTCACCAAGCGTCAGCCTCCTGCGCAGTTACGAG CTGGCAGGAGGCAGCCTCGGGGGGCTGCTGGAGGCACTGGACTCCATGGGGCTCCGCAAGGCTGTGAGGATGCTACACAAAACCGAGGCACTGGAGAAGCTGCAAAGCACAG agctgaaggaagaCAGCGCCTACGGCAGCGAGTCagtggaggaggagcaggtgccCGCACTAGCCCTGAAGCCAGGGACGGGGAGCGAGGTGCCCCACAGCCAGCAGCCACAGGTGCACTGA
- the TMEM150A gene encoding transmembrane protein 150A, whose product MGSAARRPRGPRMPAWGILPVTLPAFTITGMWIVYAMALSNNHICPVHNWNYNQSCGVDSPGSCCTLDHIPLVSKCGTLPPESCFFSLICSLGSFMVILVGLLRYAHLLECLGPSLLNTLGLATGWVCAAGLTVVGNFQVDHAKVLHYIGAGVAFPTSMLFLLLQSILTYRMAKTRGQYWTGHLRSILTAVAFVTLIFSGVFFIQESFVLQHVAALCEWMFIIDVLVFYGTFTFEFGAISTETFLVLLKASRAPKSYKGESGMSSTAHIHSHVEGLAMA is encoded by the exons ATGGGGAGCGCGGCCCGGCGGCCCCGCGGCCCCAGGATGCCCGCCTGGGGGATACTGCCCGTCACGCTGCCCGCCTTCACCATCACCGGCATGTGGATCGT GTATGCTATGGCCCTCTCCAACAACCACATCTGCCCCGTCCACAACTG GAATTACAACCAGTCATGCGGTGTGGACAGCCCCGGCTCCTGCTGCACGCTGGACCACATCCCGCTCGTCAG CAAGTGTGGCACCCTGCCTCCTGAGAGCTGCTTCTTCAGCCTCATCTGCAGCCTGGGCTCCTTCATGG TTATCCTGGTGGGGCTGCTGCGCTATGCCCACCTCCTGGAGTGCCTTGGGCCATCCCTCCTCAACACCCTGGGGCTGGCCACTGGCTGGGTCTGCGCTGCTGGCCTCACTGTGGTTGGCAACTTCCAG GTGGATCACGCCAAGGTGCTGCACTACATTGGGGCAGGGGTGGCCTTTCCCACCAGCATGctgttcctgctcctgcagtCCATCCTCACCTACCGCATGGCCAAAACCCGTGGGCAATACTGGACTGGTCACTTACGCAGCATCCTCACTGCTGTGGCCTTTGTCACCCTCATCTTCA GCGGTGTGTTCTTCATCCAGGAGAGCTTCGTGCTGCAGCATGTGGCTGCCCTGTGTGAGTGGATGTTCATCATCGATGTCCTGGTTTTCTACGGCACTTTCACCTTTGAGTTTGGGGCCATCTCCACAGAAACCTTCCTGGTCCTGTTGAAAGCCAGCCGGGCCCCCAAAAGTTACAAAGGCGAGAGTGGCATGTCCAGCACAGCCCATATCCACAGCCATGTGGAGGGCCTGGCCATGGCCTGA